In Streptomyces liangshanensis, the DNA window CCCACCATTCGGCGGTAGGAAGTGCATGCGCGTCCACATCCGTCGTCACGACGTCACACATAGTCACGACGTGTAGTCACAGCCACGAAGCGTCACGCAACACAGCGTGCCCGCAGATCCGTCACAGCAGATCGCAGAGGAGTGCCCCGGTGAGCCAGCCGGAGATGCAGCCCGGAGGCCCCGCCCGGGAGGAGGACCCCTCGGACCACTCGTACCCGGCCAACCCGCCCAACCCGTCCCACCCGTCCAATCCGGCCAATCCGGCCGACCCGTCCCCTCACCACCCGGACCCCTCGGACCACCCGGACGCGTCGGGCCGGCCCGGACCCCCGGACGCCGCCGATCCCGCGTCCGGCCGCTCCACCCGATCCGGCCGCCCCGCCTGCCCGCCCGTCGGCGACCTGACCGGCGGCCCCTTCCCGCTGGGGGACTGGGGCGAGCCGGCCGAGCGGCTGGACGAGCTGTACCGGTGGGCCGAGAGCGGGGCACTGCGCACGGTCGCCTGGTACCTCGCCGACCGGGTACGCAAGCGGCGCGCCGCGTGCGTCCTGCGGGCCTCCACGGCTTTCGGCGTCGTCGCGGGTACGGCCCTGCCGCTGCTCGACCTCACCCGGGCGCTGCCCGGAGCCGCCGGCTGGGGGTACGTCTCGCTGCTGCTGGGCGCGGCCTGCGTGGGGTGCGACCGGTACTTCGGCCTCACGTCCGGGTGGATGCGGTCGGTCGCGACGGCCCAGGCCGTACAGCGCCGGCTCCAGACGTTCCAGTTCGACTGGGCGTCGGAGAGCGTACGGGAGGTGCTGGGCCCCGCCGAGGGCACCGCGAGCGAGGCGGCGGAGCGGTGCCTGAACGTGTTGCGGCGCTTCTCCGAGGACGTGACGGAGTTAGTTCGGTCGGAGACCGCGGACTGGATGGTGGAGTTCCGGTCGGGACCCGCCCCGCTGGTCATGCAGTCCCTCGCGAGCGGCGGGGGACGGCAGGACGCGGGGCCGGGGCCGGGGCGCTTCCCGCTGCCCCCGGGCACCCGCCCCAACATGCCGCGCCAGCGCCCCCCGGAGTCGCCCCGCTAGGCAGGGGGTGGGGGACGGGGCGCGGGGCGGAGGTACGACGCGGGCGCGGGGCGGGGGCGTGACCTCCCGCCCCGGCACCCCCGTCGTCAGCTGAAGACGATCATCGAGCCTTGCGCCAGGCTCCTCGTGGCCGCCGCGTGCAGGCCCAGCCACACGTGGCGTTCCCGGGCGAACGGACTGTCGTCGTACGGGATCGGGTTCGCCGGCTCCTCCAGGGAGGTCGGCCGGTCCGGCGGGGTCGGGGGCGCCGGCGGGTTGGCCGGGTCGATACCGATCGACGCGGCGACGAATTCGAGCTCCCGCAGCAGACCGTGCGTGGAGCCCAGCGGGCCACCGCCCGCGAGGAGTTCCTCGTTCGACAGAGGTACGGCGAAGTCCACCGGGACGTACGCGCCCGCGTGGTCGTAGTGCCAGACCAGGTGCGACTGCTGGGCCGTCGACTCGAACATCTCCAGCAACTGTTCGTAGTCACCGCCCAGTTCGCCGACCGGCGTGACCGCCAGGCCGCACACCTGGAGCAGGTACACGCGCCGCAGGAAGTGCAGCGCGTCGTAGTCGAATCCGGCGACGGGGGCGACGTCCCCCGAGAGGCCCGGCATGTAGGCGAAGACGGGGACGGACGGGAGCCCGGCGTCGCCGAGCGCCTTGTCGTAGACGGCGATCTCTTCGGCGAAGGGGTTGTCGGGGCTGTGGCACAGCACATCGACGAGGGGGACCAACCACAGGTCACAGGCCAAGGGAGGCTCGCTCTCCAACGAGTTCGTACGCGTGCGCGCGATGGTCACGATGGTCGGGACAGCGTAGTGCGGCGGGCACGTTCCGCGAAGGGTGCCGGTCGACCGGCCTTTCCCCCTCACTATGCCCTTGCCTTCTCACTATGCGTCACCCCGCGGCCCCCGCCGCGCGCGCCCCCGCCCCCGTCGGCGGCAGGTCCCAGATCCAGGCGCCGTCGACCCGCTTCCCCGGTTCGCCGAGCAGCTTCTCCACCGTCTCGTACAGCGCCGCGTCGTTCGGCTGCGGCGCGAGCACCACCACCCCGGCCTTCCAGAACGCGAGGTCGAAGCGCGCCTGCGCCTGCTGCCCCGGCCCGATGGGCGGCACCTGGCCGGTGTTACGGACCTCACGCAGCCAGTTCGAGGTGAAGCGCGGGGACGCCCCGTAGATGCCTCTCCGGTCCGGGCCCCAGGGCCCGTTGAAGTACCCGCCGGGCACGGAGAACCCGAGCCCGGACGCCGACTGCCAGTGCAGGGCCTCCGCGTCACCGGGATCCGGCAGCGGTACGGGCACGACGGACTCGCCCGGCGAGACGTACGACCGGTACGTGCCGTCCGCGATGAACGCCGGGACGTCGGGCCGCTCCCGTACCGGCATCGGCGTCGGGATGATCGGGATCAGCGCCGTCGCCAGCGCCGCGAGGCCGACGAGCCGGTCGGAACGCCGGGGAAGGACCCCCTCGTCCCCCAGCCGGTCCGCCGCCAGCGCCACCAGCGCGCCCAGCGCCGGGGCGCAGATCATCGCCACCCTCGACTCGATGACCGACTCGAAGAGCGGCTGGTGCGCGAGGACCCGCCAGGGGCCGGGCAGCACCACGTCCGTGAAGGGGATCCGTACCCTCGGCCCCAGCGAGAGCAGCGCGGCGGCCGCCGCCGTGAACGCCAGGGCCCGCACTGCCGCCAGCCGCCACAGCCACACCACCAGACCCCCGGACAGGGCGATCAACGGCCAGCCGTAGAAGGCGTTCTGCTCGGTACGGTTCATGGCGAGCGGGTCCGCCGCCGCCTCCGTACCGAAGAGCGCGCGTCCGGAGAAGTGGAGGAAGGACAGCGGGCTGTTGCCGGCGTTGTCGCCGTGCAGGACGCTGTGGTAGCTCTGCGGGCCGAAGAACTGCCAGTACAGCGGGAACGCGAGCAGCGGCAGGCACACCTGGAGCGCGTACCCGAGCCCCCGCAGCAGGGGGCGGACCGACGCCTTCGCCACGTCGCGGCGCTGGAAGGCGTACGCGAGCGCGAAGAGCAGCATGCCCATGACGGCGAGCAGGAGGGGTTCCTCGCCGAGGAAGATCTGGTACGTCACGAAGAGGCCGAGCAGCACACCGTCCCGGGCCACCCGCTTCGGGGCGGCGCCCGCCGCC includes these proteins:
- a CDS encoding SLATT domain-containing protein — protein: MSQPEMQPGGPAREEDPSDHSYPANPPNPSHPSNPANPADPSPHHPDPSDHPDASGRPGPPDAADPASGRSTRSGRPACPPVGDLTGGPFPLGDWGEPAERLDELYRWAESGALRTVAWYLADRVRKRRAACVLRASTAFGVVAGTALPLLDLTRALPGAAGWGYVSLLLGAACVGCDRYFGLTSGWMRSVATAQAVQRRLQTFQFDWASESVREVLGPAEGTASEAAERCLNVLRRFSEDVTELVRSETADWMVEFRSGPAPLVMQSLASGGGRQDAGPGPGRFPLPPGTRPNMPRQRPPESPR